In Microplitis mediator isolate UGA2020A chromosome 2, iyMicMedi2.1, whole genome shotgun sequence, a single window of DNA contains:
- the LOC130663536 gene encoding ras-associated and pleckstrin homology domains-containing protein 1 isoform X5, giving the protein MLGYFGNESILGYYSVKAIDSQDVDLDAILGELCALERRCDGDIASTPAPDTQRTGRPNSGRINTGDNTDIGKTDGGMRTDSPDNDSAFSDTVSMLSSESSASSSGSGHKPPQTAMHTVPQQQSHQLMDAASRAKAEKIRLALEKMREASVQKLFIKAFTLDGSGKSLLVDEGMSVAHVCRLLADKNHVAMDPKWAVVEHLPELFMERVYEDHELLVENLLLWTRDSKNKLLFVERPDKNQLFLSPEKYLLGQSDRNTGEYDDHSRNILLEEFFSSSNVGVPEVEGPLYLKSDGKKGWKKYHFILRASGLYYWPKEKARTARDLVCLATLDVNQVYYGVGWKKKYKAPTDFCFAVKHPRLQQPKSTKYIKFLCAEDNASLERWMVGIRVAKYGRQLMENYRTLVDELAQEDLDILAHARSCSVSSIAVPPSSQTQYNTTNDNARQFTEMNRHNGTDNARQYDNQRQSYNSEQRQSYTNDGRLSRASSSSSSGCLSDGAPSSCEVAFECGEFPTGTIKRKPSMNPKLPLTSITRQLKEVGETVRDEPDSCPSPTSSGSGTLTRRHSRRRSGTDSDGSGTLKRHHRSGNATPVSPIPPGTPVRERVSPMNFTRTESQEPKTPTSPIPTCMMDSITSLPPPPSPPRFTEEIESDGEPLPPPPPEMFRSNLSLDSLPPPPAPGELPICDATDFSGSSLSLVSLPPPPSPLVGETGTIRRARPNKQQSTPTNSTSPESTPTHTPTRNNTNQIYGIINNNNNNPTTNQNCNFTSQNNGYAHNHVSNMSAHDSYPGSNASTPTFTPSSPNFATPPPFVPPPAYGAQQQQQQQQQQQQQQQQQQQQNSLQRQNYTSDQIYGTYPAAQQCGPAIRPNPNMDTIRRSALKQNSGHYATPPYLAELKAAASPQPQRRVTIQEPPISPKTKNGNGKKITFNLPPQQEPGSPALPQRKPMPPRRSDSTRLTSPKKLAASDQAPPGDFLKDLQRVMRKKWQVAQKCKLDSTTTPHEVLGFRDPPPAIADYRETNVSNWVQEHYGADNLYENVYTNDPNAPVEYASSPARQPTVRFADENISMNIANVIASKRRPPPPPPKRAETTHLTTRAMH; this is encoded by the exons ATGCTCGGTTACTTTGGTAACGAGAGCATACTTGGATATTATTCTGTCAAAGCTATAG ATTCTCAAGATGTCGACCTGGACGCGATCCTCGGAGAACTATGCGCTTTGGAGAGACGATGTGATGGGGACATTGCTTCCACTCCGGCGCCAGATACGCAACGAACTGGAAGACCTAACAGTGGAAGAATTAATACTGGAGACAACACAGACATTGGAAAAACTGATGGAG ggATGCGCACCGATAGTCCCGATAACGATAGTGCCTTCTCGGACACGGTGTCGATGTTGTCGAGCGAAAGCTCAGCAAGTAGCAGTGGTTCTGGACATAAACCACCTCAGACCGCCATGCACACGGTTCCTCAACAACAATCACATCAGCTGAtgg aTGCTGCCAGTAGAGCTAAAGCTGAAAAAATACGGCTGGCATTAGAGAAAATGCGGGAAGCCAgtgttcaaaaactttttatcaaAGCTTTTACACTGGATGGAAGTGGAAAAAGTCTTCTTGTCGACGAAGGAATGAGTGTGGCTCATGTTTGTAGATTATTAGCTGATAAGAACCACGTAGCGATGGATCCAAAGTGGGCTGTCGTTGAGCATCTGCCTGAGCTTTTTATGG AGAGGGTATACGAGGATCATGAGTTGTTGGTTGAGAATCTACTATTGTGGACAAGAGATTCGAAGAATAAATTGTTGTTTGTTGAGAGACCAGACAAAAATCAACTTTTCCTATCACCCGAGAAGTACCTACTTGGTCAATCAGACCGAAATACAGGCGAGTACGACGACCATTCGAGGAACATCTTGCTTGAGGAGTTCTTTTCCAGCAGCAATGTTGGAGTACCCGAG GTCGAGGGTCCACTATACTTGAAGTCAGACGGTAAAAAAGGCTGGAAGAAGTACCACTTTATTCTACGTGCTTCCGGTCTTTACTACTGGCCTAAAGAAAAAGCGAGAACTGCTAGGGATCTTGTATGCTTAGCGACATTAGATGTAAATCAAGTGTACTACGGTGTTGGttggaagaaaaaatataaagcacCGACAGATTTTTGTTTTGCTGTCAAGCATCCGCGGCTTCAGCAGCCCAAGTCAACCAagtacattaaatttttgtgtGCTGAGGATAATGCCTCGTTGGAGCGATGGATGGTCGGTATACGTGTAGCCAAATACGGAAGACAGCTGATGGAAAACTACAGGACACTAGTAGATGAACTTGCGCAAGAGGACTTGGATATTCTGGCACACGCTAGGTCCTGCTCTGTCAGTTCAATCGCTGTTCCACCAAGTAGTCAGACCCAGTACAATACTACCAATGATAACGCTCGACAATTCACGGAAATGAACAGGCACAATGGTACTGACAACGCTCGACAGTATGATAATCAACGGCAGAGTTACAACTCTGAACAACGACAGAGTTATACAAATGATGGTAGACTCAGCCGTGCAAGTAGTTCGAGTTCCAGTGGATGTCTATCAGATGGAGCACCAAGCAGTTGTGAAGTTGCTTTTGAATGTGGCGAATTTCCTACAGGTACAATAAAACGTAAACCTTCAATGAACCCTAAGTTGCCATTAACTTCAATCACAAGACAATTAAAAGAAGTCGGTGAAACTGTACGAGATGAACCAGATTCTTGTCCAAGTCCTACTAGTTCAGGATCTGGTACACTGACACGAAGACATAGTCGTAGAAGAAGCGGCACTGATTCTGATGGCTCAGGAACTTTAAAAAGACATCACAGATCTGGAAATGCTACCCCCGTTAGCCCTATTCCTCCAGGTACTCCAGTCCGTGAGAGAGTCAGTCCTATGAATTTCACAAGAACAGAAAGCCAAGAACCTAAAACCCCAACTAGTCCAATACCCACATGTATGATGGACTCAATTACCTCTTTACCACCTCCACCATCACCTCCAAGATTTACGGAAGAAATAGAGTCTGATGGTGAGCCTttaccaccaccaccaccagaAATGTTCCGATCAAATCTATCTTTGGATTCATTACCACCACCACCGGCTCCCGGTGAACTACCAATTTGTGATGCTACTGATTTTTCTGGGTCATCTCTCAGCCTAGTCTCATTACCACCACCACCCAGTCCACTTGTTGGTGAAACCGGTACCATTAGACGTGCCAGGCCTAATAAACAACAATCAACACCAACAAATTCTACGTCACCTGAATCCACCCCGACTCACACACCAACGCGGAACAACACGAATCAAATTTACGGAATcattaacaacaataataataatccaacTACAAATCAAAATTGTAACTTTACTTCCCAAAATAATGGATACGCACACAACCATGTGTCCAATATGTCAGCACACGATTCTTATCCCGGATCTAATGCTAGTACACCAACTTTTACGCCAAGTTCACCAAATTTTGCAACACCACCGCCATTTGTACCACCTCCAGCTTATGGTGCtcaacaacagcaacagcaacaacaacaacaacagcaacaacaacagcagcaacagcaacaaaaTAGTCTTCAACGGCAAAACTATACATCTGATCAAATTTACGGAACTTATCCAGCTGCACAACAATGTGGGCCAGCAATAAGGCCTAATCCAAATATGGATACTATAAGAAGAAGTgctttgaaacaaaattctgGGCACTACGCTACTCCACCGTACCTTGCAGAACTTAAAGCTGCCGCTAGTCCACAACCACAAAGACGAGTAACTATTCAAGAGCCTCCAATTTCACCTAAAACTAAAAATggtaatggtaaaaaaataacatttaatttacCACCACAACAAGAACCAGGAAGTCCAGCATTACCACAAAGAAAACCCATGCCACCAAGAAGATCTGATAGTACACGACTGACTTCACCTAAAAAATTGGCAGCTTCTGATCAAGCACCACCCGGTGATTTTCTAAAAGATCTTCAGCGagttatgagaaaaaaatggcAAGTTGCACAAAAGTGTAAATTAGATTCAACGACAACACCACACGAAGTACTTGGATTTCGTGATCCTCCCCCAGCTATTGCTGATTACAGAGAAACAAATGTCTCTAATTGGGTACAAGAGCACTACGGTGCTGACAATTTGTATGAAAATGTATACACAAATGATCCAAATGCTCCTGTTGAGTATGCATCAAGCCCAGCACGACAACCAACAGTTAGATTTGCTGATGAGAATATAAGTATGAATATTGCTAATGTAATAGCAAGTAAACGACGGCCACCGCCACCACCACCAAAAAGAGCGGAAACTACTCATCTAACTACACGAGCAATGCACTGA
- the LOC130663536 gene encoding amyloid beta A4 precursor protein-binding family B member 1-interacting protein isoform X4, whose translation MDRLFRSWKSHNKVQIDGLDNVSSATLRPFNSDINTPRIDSYRFSMANLEDSQDVDLDAILGELCALERRCDGDIASTPAPDTQRTGRPNSGRINTGDNTDIGKTDGGMRTDSPDNDSAFSDTVSMLSSESSASSSGSGHKPPQTAMHTVPQQQSHQLMDAASRAKAEKIRLALEKMREASVQKLFIKAFTLDGSGKSLLVDEGMSVAHVCRLLADKNHVAMDPKWAVVEHLPELFMERVYEDHELLVENLLLWTRDSKNKLLFVERPDKNQLFLSPEKYLLGQSDRNTGEYDDHSRNILLEEFFSSSNVGVPEVEGPLYLKSDGKKGWKKYHFILRASGLYYWPKEKARTARDLVCLATLDVNQVYYGVGWKKKYKAPTDFCFAVKHPRLQQPKSTKYIKFLCAEDNASLERWMVGIRVAKYGRQLMENYRTLVDELAQEDLDILAHARSCSVSSIAVPPSSQTQYNTTNDNARQFTEMNRHNGTDNARQYDNQRQSYNSEQRQSYTNDGRLSRASSSSSSGCLSDGAPSSCEVAFECGEFPTGTIKRKPSMNPKLPLTSITRQLKEVGETVRDEPDSCPSPTSSGSGTLTRRHSRRRSGTDSDGSGTLKRHHRSGNATPVSPIPPGTPVRERVSPMNFTRTESQEPKTPTSPIPTCMMDSITSLPPPPSPPRFTEEIESDGEPLPPPPPEMFRSNLSLDSLPPPPAPGELPICDATDFSGSSLSLVSLPPPPSPLVGETGTIRRARPNKQQSTPTNSTSPESTPTHTPTRNNTNQIYGIINNNNNNPTTNQNCNFTSQNNGYAHNHVSNMSAHDSYPGSNASTPTFTPSSPNFATPPPFVPPPAYGAQQQQQQQQQQQQQQQQQQQQNSLQRQNYTSDQIYGTYPAAQQCGPAIRPNPNMDTIRRSALKQNSGHYATPPYLAELKAAASPQPQRRVTIQEPPISPKTKNGNGKKITFNLPPQQEPGSPALPQRKPMPPRRSDSTRLTSPKKLAASDQAPPGDFLKDLQRVMRKKWQVAQKCKLDSTTTPHEVLGFRDPPPAIADYRETNVSNWVQEHYGADNLYENVYTNDPNAPVEYASSPARQPTVRFADENISMNIANVIASKRRPPPPPPKRAETTHLTTRAMH comes from the exons ATTCTCAAGATGTCGACCTGGACGCGATCCTCGGAGAACTATGCGCTTTGGAGAGACGATGTGATGGGGACATTGCTTCCACTCCGGCGCCAGATACGCAACGAACTGGAAGACCTAACAGTGGAAGAATTAATACTGGAGACAACACAGACATTGGAAAAACTGATGGAG ggATGCGCACCGATAGTCCCGATAACGATAGTGCCTTCTCGGACACGGTGTCGATGTTGTCGAGCGAAAGCTCAGCAAGTAGCAGTGGTTCTGGACATAAACCACCTCAGACCGCCATGCACACGGTTCCTCAACAACAATCACATCAGCTGAtgg aTGCTGCCAGTAGAGCTAAAGCTGAAAAAATACGGCTGGCATTAGAGAAAATGCGGGAAGCCAgtgttcaaaaactttttatcaaAGCTTTTACACTGGATGGAAGTGGAAAAAGTCTTCTTGTCGACGAAGGAATGAGTGTGGCTCATGTTTGTAGATTATTAGCTGATAAGAACCACGTAGCGATGGATCCAAAGTGGGCTGTCGTTGAGCATCTGCCTGAGCTTTTTATGG AGAGGGTATACGAGGATCATGAGTTGTTGGTTGAGAATCTACTATTGTGGACAAGAGATTCGAAGAATAAATTGTTGTTTGTTGAGAGACCAGACAAAAATCAACTTTTCCTATCACCCGAGAAGTACCTACTTGGTCAATCAGACCGAAATACAGGCGAGTACGACGACCATTCGAGGAACATCTTGCTTGAGGAGTTCTTTTCCAGCAGCAATGTTGGAGTACCCGAG GTCGAGGGTCCACTATACTTGAAGTCAGACGGTAAAAAAGGCTGGAAGAAGTACCACTTTATTCTACGTGCTTCCGGTCTTTACTACTGGCCTAAAGAAAAAGCGAGAACTGCTAGGGATCTTGTATGCTTAGCGACATTAGATGTAAATCAAGTGTACTACGGTGTTGGttggaagaaaaaatataaagcacCGACAGATTTTTGTTTTGCTGTCAAGCATCCGCGGCTTCAGCAGCCCAAGTCAACCAagtacattaaatttttgtgtGCTGAGGATAATGCCTCGTTGGAGCGATGGATGGTCGGTATACGTGTAGCCAAATACGGAAGACAGCTGATGGAAAACTACAGGACACTAGTAGATGAACTTGCGCAAGAGGACTTGGATATTCTGGCACACGCTAGGTCCTGCTCTGTCAGTTCAATCGCTGTTCCACCAAGTAGTCAGACCCAGTACAATACTACCAATGATAACGCTCGACAATTCACGGAAATGAACAGGCACAATGGTACTGACAACGCTCGACAGTATGATAATCAACGGCAGAGTTACAACTCTGAACAACGACAGAGTTATACAAATGATGGTAGACTCAGCCGTGCAAGTAGTTCGAGTTCCAGTGGATGTCTATCAGATGGAGCACCAAGCAGTTGTGAAGTTGCTTTTGAATGTGGCGAATTTCCTACAGGTACAATAAAACGTAAACCTTCAATGAACCCTAAGTTGCCATTAACTTCAATCACAAGACAATTAAAAGAAGTCGGTGAAACTGTACGAGATGAACCAGATTCTTGTCCAAGTCCTACTAGTTCAGGATCTGGTACACTGACACGAAGACATAGTCGTAGAAGAAGCGGCACTGATTCTGATGGCTCAGGAACTTTAAAAAGACATCACAGATCTGGAAATGCTACCCCCGTTAGCCCTATTCCTCCAGGTACTCCAGTCCGTGAGAGAGTCAGTCCTATGAATTTCACAAGAACAGAAAGCCAAGAACCTAAAACCCCAACTAGTCCAATACCCACATGTATGATGGACTCAATTACCTCTTTACCACCTCCACCATCACCTCCAAGATTTACGGAAGAAATAGAGTCTGATGGTGAGCCTttaccaccaccaccaccagaAATGTTCCGATCAAATCTATCTTTGGATTCATTACCACCACCACCGGCTCCCGGTGAACTACCAATTTGTGATGCTACTGATTTTTCTGGGTCATCTCTCAGCCTAGTCTCATTACCACCACCACCCAGTCCACTTGTTGGTGAAACCGGTACCATTAGACGTGCCAGGCCTAATAAACAACAATCAACACCAACAAATTCTACGTCACCTGAATCCACCCCGACTCACACACCAACGCGGAACAACACGAATCAAATTTACGGAATcattaacaacaataataataatccaacTACAAATCAAAATTGTAACTTTACTTCCCAAAATAATGGATACGCACACAACCATGTGTCCAATATGTCAGCACACGATTCTTATCCCGGATCTAATGCTAGTACACCAACTTTTACGCCAAGTTCACCAAATTTTGCAACACCACCGCCATTTGTACCACCTCCAGCTTATGGTGCtcaacaacagcaacagcaacaacaacaacaacagcaacaacaacagcagcaacagcaacaaaaTAGTCTTCAACGGCAAAACTATACATCTGATCAAATTTACGGAACTTATCCAGCTGCACAACAATGTGGGCCAGCAATAAGGCCTAATCCAAATATGGATACTATAAGAAGAAGTgctttgaaacaaaattctgGGCACTACGCTACTCCACCGTACCTTGCAGAACTTAAAGCTGCCGCTAGTCCACAACCACAAAGACGAGTAACTATTCAAGAGCCTCCAATTTCACCTAAAACTAAAAATggtaatggtaaaaaaataacatttaatttacCACCACAACAAGAACCAGGAAGTCCAGCATTACCACAAAGAAAACCCATGCCACCAAGAAGATCTGATAGTACACGACTGACTTCACCTAAAAAATTGGCAGCTTCTGATCAAGCACCACCCGGTGATTTTCTAAAAGATCTTCAGCGagttatgagaaaaaaatggcAAGTTGCACAAAAGTGTAAATTAGATTCAACGACAACACCACACGAAGTACTTGGATTTCGTGATCCTCCCCCAGCTATTGCTGATTACAGAGAAACAAATGTCTCTAATTGGGTACAAGAGCACTACGGTGCTGACAATTTGTATGAAAATGTATACACAAATGATCCAAATGCTCCTGTTGAGTATGCATCAAGCCCAGCACGACAACCAACAGTTAGATTTGCTGATGAGAATATAAGTATGAATATTGCTAATGTAATAGCAAGTAAACGACGGCCACCGCCACCACCACCAAAAAGAGCGGAAACTACTCATCTAACTACACGAGCAATGCACTGA